The nucleotide window GTGTATGCCCTCTAGTCACTCTCCCTTCCCACCCTTAATCACCTGTCTGCTGAAGAAGTAGGCCCCTACTAGCAGCATCACCACCGATAATACGAGCAAGGTCCAATCACCCTCTGCCAGCTTGGCTCCGACCAGACCGAAGAATGTAGCTCTTGGGACGATTGCTAGTACATTCGCCAATACGAAGACGAGGAAATTCATCCCGACAGCTCCGGCCACGTAAGAGGTGACATCTAAGGGAAGAAATGGGATAAGCCTAGTTATGAAGACCAGCCAGCCACCCCACCTGTCAAACCACGAGTAGACC belongs to Thermoproteota archaeon and includes:
- a CDS encoding VTT domain-containing protein, whose translation is VYSWFDRWGGWLVFITRLIPFLPLDVTSYVAGAVGMNFLVFVLANVLAIVPRATFFGLVGAKLAEGDWTLLVLSVVMLLVGAYFFSRQVIKGGKGE